TATTCTTTTCCCAACAATCTCTAATATCTGACAAGCTTTTTTGTTTGCCCTGGAGCTGTGGTTTTCATCAGTCTGTTTTAACTCCAAGATGCTATTCCTGAGTGATACCAAGAACATTCTAGGCCCATCCTGGTATACATGCAAGGTATAGAGGCTTTTCCTCTCTGCAGGTCTTTACGTTTGTGTGTGATGAACTTACCTGTCATTCCCCTGTCTCCTGGTCAGTCAGTGTCCTAAGGCTGCCAGGTTCTTTACAGTCAGCTCTTGTCTCTCTAATTCACAGTAACAGAATCATCATCAGATGTTTCCaattcctctttccctcctttgccAGTTTATTTAGGGTCTCTCATCCTGTGGCAGCTTAGTTTCTTCAACAGTTTTGGTGAAGGACAAAATGTCTTTTGGGAATGCCTTTGGACTCCAGACCTCTCTTCTGCTGAAACGGGTGACACCTCTGAAGAACTCCAAGAGGTTTGTGAGGTGAGACATCCCTTTTCAAAGGTCATGCCAACTCTTTCCCAGTGTGCCCTCTTTGGCCATATGCCCATTAACTTTATCTTATTCTGGCTTCTGTTCATTTGCTTGGAATGGCTGTTGGGCTTGCTGGTCCCTGGATCTCTCCTCGAGCCCTTCGTAAAGGTGAGCATTGCATCAGCCACCTCCCAGTCCCCCAGTGGCGAGATACCACACTCAGCAGTCCAGCTATGTTGTGAATTTGTGTGAACATCTCTACTGGGATAGACTGCAGGTCCATGTAGCTCAGAGCCCCATCTCATGGGTTGGTTACAAGCGGGTGCCAGGGAAGGGGATGAGATAAGCATACAGTGGTGCCTCCCCAGCATGCTCTACTGTCCTCCAACAGTCTGAGTCTTACTTGTGATGGCAGTGTCTAATCTTTAATAGTTCTCATCGGTTTCTTTTCCATTAGCTCTGATTTCAGTGTTAGAGGCCATCACTGTATTCTCCCCACTGCTGTGAGACAGAGCATGTCTAGGAGTGGCTCCCTCTCTCACCTTGTAAGAGAGAGGTCACACCCTTATGCTCTTTCCAGTCAAAATGCCTTCAGTGAGTTCCAGGCATCATGATTTTGATCGTACCCTTTACACTCAACTTGCCTAGGATGCCAGAGAAGATGATCAGTAACAGAAGTAGCTGGTTTGTCAGAAGTAACAAAAATGGTTGTGGAAGTTTCATAGATGAGAGCTTGAGCCATGGCGGTAATCACTGTAATAAGAAGCGTGAAACTTCTGACATTCCCAAAGAAGTACATAACACCATAAAGACTTAATTCTTGTGTACTTTGAAGATTCCTTTAGGTATGAAAGAAATTCTGTGCAAGTACCCAAGCCAGGGTAAGCGAAGGATATCTCTTTGGGCACAACAGCAACACTACAACGTCTCTAGCTCCATCATCTACTCAGTAAGTTTGACATACAGGTCAAGAGCTTTGTGCCAGTCTGCCAGAGATGTCCTTTTCTTATCCTGTCTTTGGATAtcacctttctcttttcctccaggCCTGAATGGGAGTAACTGCAGACAAATGGAAATGCCTCCATGGTGAATAGCAAAGTTCCAGTTTCTGTTCCTCTCAAGGGACCATTTTAATGAAAACTAGCTGAGGGAAGAACTGGAATCACTGCCACACCAAACTGCTGTGAAAGGTATCTCAGGAGTTCACTGTGAAATCATATCATGGTGTTTTCTTATACCGATTAGAAAGAGGAAGATTAAATACCTATGTGTGTCAGTCTGGGTGGAAATTCTAGACATTCCTTCCTTTATTGCCTTCTTAAGGTTCAGGAGTGACTCTCCTCTTCCAAGGCATGTACTTCCTTATTGTGACTCTGCCAGACCACTGGAAGCGCCTATGGTTCGTACATCAATCCCACGGTATTGGTATATGTTACCTGTTTATTTTAGAAGATACAGTTTTCAGAGAATGAGGAGGTAGCAATTGAATCTTTAAGTATACAAAGCATACATGTCTACCCCACTACGGGGGAAAAAAGTCTGGAGGTCTCCATGCCTGTGGCTTTAGTCCTCAACCTGTTCTGTACTTTTGGCCTACACATAGTCAACAGCAAGTCATCCTTCTCCCCTGAAAGTCCATATAGTCTTTAGAGATTGTCTGGAAATCTATTAGCCTGATTGACTGGTCTTAAAACTTGGATGCGATGCCTTTCTCCAGAGGTGTATGTTGCCATTGCTTCCTCCCACGTACATCCCTCTGGCATCTATTTGCCCTTCCCTGACAGCAGAAGGGTGCATGCTTCACAGGTCCTGTCTTGCCAGTGATTTAGTGCATAAGCCCTCAGTAAGCCTGCAAAGAGTTACATTTCTCCACTGACAGCAAAGCCCATGGTGACACTGGGGGCACGTGTTTTCAGACCGATTAGGATTGCTCATCAAACCACATTGCAGCAGTGTGCTGGAAGGAGTTGCTGCTTTGTGTAAATACCCAAGAAGCATCTTGCAAGCATCTTGTCTTGGCAAAGCTTTCTACTGACCTAGCATTGACTGTGCAATGTAGATTCATAAAGTTTATGCTTCTGAGAGACTTAATGTGAATGAGGGGACAGGTAATTTGTTCATTTCCTACGCCCTAGGAGGCAGTGATAACTATTTAGCTAGTGTTACTTCCACTGACATGCACTTTTTTCATGTTTCACATTTATCGGATTTCCTCAGTGTATAATCTGGAACCACCCACAGAGAATCTCTAGTGGGCTTGGCCCTTGAACCCATATTTCACCAACAGTGCCTTTCCCAATGGATTTGTTCTGCACTGGTGGAAACGGTAAGTtacttttcttctgctctccGAGTGCCCTGCATGTCTCACGCCTTAGGGCTTCTctgttcattttttctctctctctttctctctctctccaacacCTGCAGCACAAGTCACAGCATAAAGGTTGCATCTTTTGTAATCCAAGTAACCTTCCACTGAATGAGACAGTTCTTTATGGCCCTTCCCTGACTTTCAGCTTAACTTTTAATAACACTTCCAGATAGAGTATTCTGGAATAGTAGTTGTCTTTTCCTTTTGAGCTCAAAACCTTTACTTCTAATGCTGTGGGAACTGGCTGACTATGTTCCGCTTGTTGAGTTTGCTCTATACGTTACAGTGGATCTTTTGACAGAGCAGGAGGCCCTCTATGGGGAAGCCTACGAAAACAAGTGGAGAACGTTACAGAGCCCAGCATGACCTCAACCTTTAGAGACTCCTCTCCCCCAAACCTGGGCAATAGGCTTGTATTAAAACTTCCTAGACTTTCCACTAGCTCTATATGAATCCCATTTGCTGAGATCTTGCTATTTCTACACAGAGTATACTCCCACCTCTGCCATTTCTAGAGTCCTAGAAGGACAGCCCTAGACAGGCTGTCCCTCTGTAGAGGTGTGTTTAAGTTTTCTTCATCCTCTTACTCTCCAGATTACCAATGTTACTTGAGGTGTCTTGGGACCATTTGACTGGCACATGCTTCAAACaatccctcccttcctccttcctcttgaTAAGCCATTTTCTCAAAGCTCATCAGCATGGGTCACGCAGTGCTCTGTGATCTCTTACCAAACAACAAACTTGCGCTTAGTTCCTGATATCAGCCCTCACTATACAAGAGATCAGCTGTTTTTTCTGCACACTTCAAATATCCCTCTTCTTGCAATGCGGTGGCCAAACCAGTGCAAGGAGCCCTCACACCCTGAACCAGGCAGCCTGATGACATGCAGGGGTGACAGCCGCAGCCCGGTCAGTGGTCATGAGGACCTTCTGTCCATGTTTTAGATGGAGCACTGCTGCCCACACATCAGAAATGGGCACTGTGCCAATGAGTCCTCCCAGGAAGAAGAGCATGTCTTACCTTACGTGATCTTCACTGTAGTTATTTGGAATGTCTGGTCTGCATTGAAGGAGACTTTATACCTCTCTAACATCTGTTTTAACTGAGAATCTGATTCAGCAAAGGAACAGAGACGTGGTATGCTTGCTCTGCCCCACAAGCCATCCTTTCTTATTTACAGGCACTGCCTCAACAGTCGCTGTGAGTTACAAGCTTTGACCTTGCGTGCGGAAGGCAGGATTCCTTATCTGGGATCATCTGTGATGTCAAAAGGAGGGGACCTAAAGGCAGAATTGGCTGCTCTTCTGGCAGGAGCTCAAGACTTGCTTCATGCTGTTTGTGGCAAAGTTAGTAACAATCTGGACTGACTGCTGTGGAGCAGGGACTGCGCGTTGTTCGCTGCTTGTGTCCTTAGAGGGTAAAGCAGCATCTACCTCCCCTTCCTGCAGTGCTAACTATGCTGCTCAGGCTTGCTGGTGGAGGCCTTCTGAATTTCTCTCTGTGGACTGTCTGTACCTCATTAGTCATCAGTAAACAGTCTTGTATGTATCGAAATGGGGAGCCAGAGCTGAAATTTCACTGTGGTTTTGATTTGACAAATTAATAACATAAAGTTGGTTCCAGTTAATTCTGGTAGATTCCACCTATTACAAAGCATGTGGAGCTCCTTCCAGGGCTTGTTCCTGTAACGCAGCAAAATACCCTGAGTAGGAAGGAAATATCAGGAGTTTTTATACTTAATATCAGTCTACTGAAGTTCCAGCATTTATCCATTTTTGATCTGCCCTGCACAAAGTTTCCTTTGCTGCCCATAACTCCTCTCTGTATTCTCATTTTATTGCAGCTGAGGATGGGACTGTGAGCAAGAAAGACGAAAATCCCCACCAGGGCATTCCTCAGCCAGTGGAGCCAGAAGATTTACTCTCGAGACTCTCCAAGGAGAACAGTTCCCAGAGTCCTGAGCAGGATCCAGTTCACCCACGCAGGTCAGAAAGGGTTCAGAGAACTCCCCTGGGGAAGAGGCAAAGCAGAGTGACGCTATGTGGGAAAAGTTTCAGGAGGCTGCCAGACACCAGCCAGCAAAGAAGTCCTGCTGCGGGGAGGCTGACAATATGTGGAGACTGTGGGAAGAGCTTCCGGGTGAGCTCCAACCTGGTCCAGCACCGGAGAATCCACACCGGAGAGAAACCCTTTGGCTGTGCCGAGTGCGGGGAGAGCTTCCGGCAGCGATCGCATCTCATCCAGCACCAGAGAATCCACACAGGGGAGAGACCCTACAAGTGCTCCGAGTGCGGAAAAAGCTTCAGCATGAGCTCGAAGCTGATCCGGCACCAGATAACGCACACGGGGGAGAAGCCCTACAAGTGTGCCGAGTGTGGAAAGAGCTTCTCTGGGAACTCACAGCTGGTCCAGCACCAGCGAGTGCACACGGGGGAGAAACCGTTTGAGTGCAGCGACTGCGGGAAGAGCTTCAGCGTGAGCTCAGCCCTGACGCGACACCAGAGGGTCCACACGGGGGAGAAACCCTACGAGTGCGCGGCGTGCGGCAAGAGC
This region of Dromaius novaehollandiae isolate bDroNov1 chromosome 14, bDroNov1.hap1, whole genome shotgun sequence genomic DNA includes:
- the LOC112987716 gene encoding zinc finger protein 501-like isoform X1, translated to MISHMEQKEELWFSHLQAYPGKTVLNSACPAEDGTVSKKDENPHQGIPQPVEPEDLLSRLSKENSSQSPEQDPVHPRRSERVQRTPLGKRQSRVTLCGKSFRRLPDTSQQRSPAAGRLTICGDCGKSFRVSSNLVQHRRIHTGEKPFGCAECGESFRQRSHLIQHQRIHTGERPYKCSECGKSFSMSSKLIRHQITHTGEKPYKCAECGKSFSGNSQLVQHQRVHTGEKPFECSDCGKSFSVSSALTRHQRVHTGEKPYECAACGKSFSQSSELMKHQRVHTGEKPYECSECGKSFTVSSALIQHRRFHLGERPYGCTECGKSFTVSSHLIQHRRFHTGERPYECTECGKSFLWRSALLRHHRVHTGERPYACADCGDSFRQSAHLIQHRRIHTGERPYACASCGKGFTVSSALLRHQQIHRGEEP
- the LOC112987716 gene encoding zinc finger protein 501-like isoform X2; translation: MISHMEQKEELWFSHLQAYPGKTVLNSACPAEDGTVSKKDENPHQGIPQPVEPEDLLSRLSKENSSQSPEQDPVHPRRSERVQRTPLGKRQSRVTLCGKSFRRLPDTSQQRSPAAGRLTICGDCGKSFRVSSNLVQHRRIHTGEKPFGCAECGESFRQRSHLIQHQRIHTGERPYKCSECGKSFSMSSKLIRHQITHTGEKPYKCAECGKSFSGNSQLVQHQRVHTGEKPFECSDCGKSFSVSSALTRHQRVHTGEKPYECAACGKSFSQSSELMKHQRVHTGEKPYECSECGKSFTHRRFHTGERPYECTECGKSFLWRSALLRHHRVHTGERPYACADCGDSFRQSAHLIQHRRIHTGERPYACASCGKGFTVSSALLRHQQIHRGEEP